The region CTGACATCTTGTTTAGCGTTCATGCTTGGGTTGGCACCTGTTAGAACTTGAAATATAggatttctttttgtcatgTCCTGCAAATGCATTGTGCTTAGTAGAGAACAGTTCTTCCTTTTGTGACTAAATTCACTGTTATTTTTCTTACCTGACATATGTACTTAGTTATTCAACTGAGATGAAAAACTGCCAACTCTTTACTATATGTAGTGACAATGTTTAGTAAGCACCAACTGCCACCGAGACCTGTTTCATATctatattttatgttaaaatgttacaaattttacaatttataaTCTGAAATGAAGCCAAAAATGGAGATTATTTGAAGGCAAAATCCAACGTCCGTTCTTTcctcaaatattttttattacccTATTTGCATGGAGGCTTATGCAAAAAGTCAAGTCTGTCCAGTCGTTTTTCTGGCATAAATTTAGAGCTGAGAATATGTGACTTCAAACACTACACAAATCAGCTGCAAATAACAAACATTCTCAGTAACACAAACTGCAGCGCTTCCTGGAGGCTGTGAGCCACGGCTACTGCTTTTATTTGCTGAACTGAAAGTGTTGGACAAACTCTCCCTCAGGCTAGGACAGGCTTGCTAGCCTCAGGGTTAACTGTCCTTTCCTCACAATGTCCAGCTTTTATGAAATGTCTGTCTTAAAAAAAGGCATTGCAGGAATAGCTGCAACCAGATCAATTTCTTCTCCTCCTACCCTTTCACAACAGTAGAATTAGGCTTGTGCAAAACATGGATTGCTTCGTATCTGATTACTACGCTTTCTGACCATCCAATCAAAAGAAAATTCCGAGTCATCATGGGCGTGCTGGATGACGCCAGCGGTGCCAACTCGAAAGCTCACTGGTTAAAGCAACAGTTgccctttattttaaattagcaaGGCCTGCACTAGTAATTCTGAAGGCTTAGAGGCAGATTTCTTTGATTTTAGCAACATATGATGGTTGAAATATGATTGAAGAAAAGCTCTAAAATAGACATAGATTTCTGTAACCTGTACAACCAGgtaaaaagcaattaaaataaaaatataaactattgTCGatgattaaacatttttataggaAAGTAGTAAAATGTATGTCACTAAATCGGATCCCTGAATGTTTAGGCCAGCAGTGAGCCCTGATGGACCAGTGTGAttgggcttttcttttttgttttgtgatttccatattttattttggtccCCAGTTTGCTGTTTGTGACAAGGAAACAGCTTCACTCAAAAGCTAGTTTTTGTCTTCTATCTCTGGAAATCCCCAGGCTCAGTGGTTAAAGCTGATGCCTCCCAGCAGGAAACTTGCAGGATCATCTTCCGTTCTGGGACCTTTCTGGGTTGGAGTTGGTTTCCTCCCATAGACCAAAAGCATGCAGGTCAGGTTAATTGGTAATTTGAAATTTATCAACAACAATCTTGAGTAGTGTCTAATGAattgtttgaatttaattttctaAAGTTCACATTTAATCTTTCATCTATATTGTCACATGATTACAAGCTTGAGCACTATGATCCTCTCTCCACACCCTATTCCTCACACACAGctctgtcacaaacacacacacaaatgaacacttaaacacacacacacatacaactctgtctcttttaaaatgtaatttgaaaGATGTAAGTCTATTAAATCACCCACACATATATTCTGAATGAGACGATGACTGTTCATTCCAACTGGACAAGACTtcaagtaatttaaaataaattaattaattaatgtaaaaaaactttatttaaaagaaattttatacaaaaaaataactcttgaaagaaagaaattagtgcttaaaagaaaccaaatgcATTTCTTCTATGTTCTGTTTGGAACCTAACACAGAAACCCTGAAAACTATATCAGTAAAGAGGATTTCTGTGGGTTGGCAGGACCTCCACTTTTCCCTCCTAACAAACCAAATgtaacattttcaacatgttgaGATAATACGATTAAATGTTACAACACAACTTTTaagaaacaagttaaaatacacacagaacCATAAAACTGGTCAACTTTTCTTCTCAAAcacattgttttccttttaactgATTATTagtgttaatttaaaaactctTGATTTAGAAATTAAACACCTATAAAAtcactaaaaaaataacatcacatAAAAAACACCCATAGATTAAGCTGCTGTTCAATTTAATATCTGAAACTGTAGGAAATGTTTAAACCTTCTTTGACCTCTCTAAACTCCTAACTTGGCAGGTCAGGagacaaaaataatctgaaatactagtttgttgtgaaaataaattaagcTATCGCATAAAATAGGGGGAAAACAATCTACTCTGGTTAAGAAACAggcttaaaatatatttaaattaattgataaacaaataaattggaACATTTTTGCAATTTACTCTTGATAAGTACACATACTTCTAAATAATATCTATATTTGTCTTACAGGGTGGCCTTGGTCTACCACCAGCCTTCCTAAAGGACCTTAGCGAGAGGAGAAATCAGCTAAGATGAGTCAAAACACCAGCTGGCTCAGTCTCAGAGGCTCATGGCTCCAGCACTGACCTTCACACTCCtgtggaaaagaaacaaaaactgaacattatGATTACTGATCAAATCATATAGCGACACAGACTCAGTGAACATATGAATGGTCtgaaaaattcaacaaaacatgAGCTGTAGGTCATAAACCAAAGACTAACAGCAGTGCTGTGCTGTGGAGAATGAACCAGTGGAGAATTTTTGCTACCAAATAGTCTgagatgaaagttttattaaggAAAAGAAACATGTAATGGTCAAGTGACATCTATCTGTCACTGTGGTATTGGAGAAAGTATCGGGAAATAAGTAAtcaaaattcaattcaaaaaacaagtcaaactgaGCAAAACTATGTATAAGCCACACTGCAGGAAAGTAAATTATGTCTGACTGTAGTGTTTAgtgttaagtaaaaaaaaaagaatgatttcATAAAAAGAGTAATTATCAACAGTTACAGTGttaaaaatgtcctaaaataaaagtaagtcctaaaaaagaaacaagaaaaccagTTGGAGCAGCCGACGCGTTGACGGAGGTCGGCTGTGACGGAGCAGCTGGGGTCTGTCTGAGTGCTTCCTGAATTAAATGTGCTGCCTTTTAAAGTAAGTCTGGAcaacttttcaacatttttcttcctctgggTTTCAAAAGGCACATCTTCTGCTTCTACTTCTTGTTCATTGGAGATTGGCAAACAACTAAGGACGCATTATCGCCACCCAGTGGTAAGAAAGGTGGACAGAATGTcgctcagaaaagaaaaaagaaaacttcctttcaaatgaataattttgtgtcaaaaaagaaaagaatagtACACagtcttgtttgtttacttgcaGTCTCTTCCAAATACACATAAAGACAATTACAACCCTAATGTTTTGGAATGTGTATTCTGGCAATCCATCATCTGTAGTAGATTTGTCGTGACTTGTGGTGTGAAGCAGCCAATCAGACGTCAGAGTCTTTGGACGAGTCATACAAGTCCCGCCCACTGGCTTTAATGGCTGGGTTTGACAGGTTGAATTATTTCATGACAACAGCGCCTCACGGGAgctatgaaataaataaatacacagtgaaataattttatatattattaattaaaagttttctttaaaacaacattttattattcaaattcAGTATTTAAATATGTAGATTTGATTATTTCATGggacatttaattatttaattgcaTATTTGATAAtttcacaatatattttatcatttattgatgtatttaattatttaatgatgtttttttataatttcatgatacatttaaataattaaagtgaGATTTACACATACGTATTTcaagttatatttatttctttaattttgtcaCTCCAAACCCTCCATATCTTGACACTGAACCGAATCAGACAGCTAACGAGGTGCATGAAGCAGACTCAGTGACAACTGAGTAGAACTGGGTCAGGATCTTCTGTATCGTGTTAAACCTTCTCAGTTGGTGGACAAAGTACATTCTCTGCTGGGTCTTCTTTGCAAGAGAGTTTATGTGGGTGGTCCACTTCAGGTCTTGTGTGATCGTGGtgcacagaaacctgaaggactTCACAACAGACTTCCCAGCAGTCAAAGGGTTGTTCTGGAAGGTACAAAATGAAAGGCCTACTGAACCACAACTACACCATACAGCCATTTGCTCAACTTCCTCCCTGTATAAAGCCCTTTAGCACAAAATTCTGCACCCATGTATAAACCATCTTGGTGGGCCCCTATGCTCACTTGATCAATATCTCTCGTGCATATTTTCAAAACCCTTTTCATTCCAAGCAGGCTCCTTCCTGCAGTGGGTCTTGGGTGAACAGTGCccttaccccccacccccactcccCTGCCCCGTCAAGCACCTCTGCTTTTAATGTCTTGCATCAGGCCAAGGACTTTCATGCCATCTGAAAACTGTAGAAGCTGAACAGAAGCATGGCATACCGGTAGAAGAGTAATGCACAAAGCACACACCCCTGAGGGTATCAATGATTAGTGTTTTTATAGAGATCAAAATATTCTTTTCCAGCCCCATAAGCTGTTGCTTGTCTGTCAGGAAGCTGAAGATCTCGTGATCAGAAGAACTTTCTCTGAAGGCAAACTGGGGAATGTCCAGTAAGCGTCCAGTGATGATTTTTGGCTCTCAATGAATTTCATGACTGCAGAGCAACAGGTCTGTAATCATATTTTGGGTTTCTTAAAGGTAGGGATAATGGTGGAGCATTTGAAGCAGGAGGGAACGACCCACTGCTTCAAGGACCTGTTGAAGATCCTGATGGTCAGCACAAACCTTCAAACTGGAGGCCAAAACATCATTTAGGCCTGGTGGTTTCTCAGTTTTTTGATCCTCAGAGCTTGCAGATATCTCCTTCACAGATCCTCAGTGCAGGCACTTTAACTTCTTTGCACTAACCTTCAATGATGTAAGGTGTTAGCCATAAATCTATTTTCCCTGATAAGTACTCTGAACATctggaaaacctgcaggagaagTGTGAAGTCAAGAATGGCAACAGTCAGCCAGGTTTCTGTGAAACACAAAGCTCTGTTGTTCCTGGCGAGAGGAGGTTCACTCAGTGAATCTTCGGCTCAACAGAATTAAATCCCAGTTGACGAAGCTTCACTAGCCCTTTTTTCACATTAGTGTTTTCTTCTCCTGAGGCGGTACAGAGACGAGAATGttcaacaaaacatcaaaatactTGAACATCGGAAAAACGCTGGTTTGGTACAAGATGTTTGATCAGTAGAATATAATCTCCCGTGAAAAAGTTGCACCAGACtgtgcaaacaaacagcagaagtgACAAAATCACCATAAGCACTGTGGAGCTCTGCACTCAGGCAGCCATTTTAATcaagaaaaattaaagcaatcaaataaaacataatgaaatatttttaaatgaataatacaTTAGTAAAAAGTTTCTAATGCTGGGAATGTTACACTACATCTAAAATTCTGACCAGAAAGTAAATTAGTCTGAGAGAAATGCTTTTAATAATGTATAAAATTCATTACAAATAGAAATGGGGTTTGgatataaatgaaaatattttctcagacttgtgttaaaaatttaaagatctgatttttcttttcacttcagtttgcttgaaacaaattaaactaataTCCTTATGCTAATACTAATACACTCATTCTAAATTGTTTGCAAAAGATAACATGTTTGCTCATTTGTccatatgttttattttctttttaacattataAGACATCTccacttaaaacacatttggcaaaatacaacaatttggcaaaaagaaaaaaaaagaaaagaaaagaaaaaaaaaatcagtaaactgGCAGAATTTTAGCAGATTTCATCCCACCCAGTGTACAGTGCTTCTGAAAACCACCAACATCAGCATTTGGACATAAACTCACCATAACATTTTGATTTACTCTGCAGCGTAGTAACACACTCATCAACAAAAAGAACCGTCATgatcatcatttttgtttttgtgcaaaataagaaagaaaaaagaagatgaaatagagagacagacaacattcataaaaaaaactaacaaaaaaccCCTATTTTGCTCCAATCATATTGGACAAAAAAGCCTTGTTTTCATACAGAAGAAAAGACTGTACAATATAAAACCATAAACAGAAGTTTCATAGTATATCTGTGGGACAAACTGAGGTCTTGATTCTGAACTCACAATTGCTCCTTTAAGACAGCCAAAAGCAGAGTGAGTCACACAACTTCCCATAAATAAAAGTGCTCTCTCTGCTGCATTTTGGCACAATCTTCCCCGTTAGGACATGCCTGCAAGATTACAACCTGATATAAAattcattaaatgtaaaaataccaaCACCTCACCCTGCAGCTCCTAATCAATGTCTCCGATGTGTTGTTTTTCCACTAGTCTCTAGTGTctctcatctttcttttttattacaaagcCTCTGGAGACACCAAGCATTACACAAAGGTATACAGTAGAATCACATTTACCTCCTGATTACACCTGTGTGACATgacaaaatttgatttttaaaaatatatacaacaCACAGTCATTTTCCTTCAATGTTTCTGCCGGAGCTCCATCAGTCTCTTGAACGTACAGTAATGATCTCTATTAGCAGCCTGGTTCGATCTGAAGCCTCGggtcattttatttgtcaaatgtTTCCTTGCGATATTTTGATACCAGATTCCAAGGGAACAGATCAGTTCTTACTTTACAAGTTGGTCCCTTTGACAGTTGAGAAATATCAAAGTTATGAGATAAAAGATCTTAAAGACTTTGACCAAGAAGCTGCCAACTCAACttgcataaaatgttttcatggtTTTGCTCAGAAcgttgtgtaaaaaataaaagagaaagatcTTGCTGTTAAATCCTAAAGGCTAATAAGATGTCCTTAGGAAACCTTACAGTAAAGTGATCCCCACAGTTACTGAACTGTAATTCTATAAGGTGGTAATGTGTGTCATAAAGGCTgcaaaaaaaatagagaaaaggAAAGAGTATCCACTGTTTTGCATGCAACCGCTGAAGTAAGCTTGATTCTGCAATTAATTTCTCCCTTTTTAAAACCTTAGAAATAAGCATCTAATTATCTTCACCTGCTTTTGAGTTTTCCAGAAAAGAAGTCAAGAAATCCAGAGTAAACACTAATAGCAACACTGTGAAATGAAGGCTAAGGTGCTCCTTCTAGCCTGCCAAATaaaagtgttgtgttttcagtttgttttttcaagatCACCCATCTTTGAAAGAAACAGTGTGCAAACTTTTCAGAAACGAATAGTGTAATGCCCTCTCCATCCAGGTAACATGACGGTCAGTCTTTTTCACATATATAAAAACAGGTACCAGTTGACTTAGGAGTGCAAAtgcaaatgtacaaaaatatatttaaaaaaaacaactgaggcCAAACGAATTAGAAAATTATGCACATGACCTTATTGACCTAGCTTCACATTTGAGTTCATTACACTGCATAGGTGACTGAATCACTACCACAGAtgagatgttttcttttcaaaatgtttcattgaatgttacacatttttttacttctgtattaGTCTCCTTCTAGAGCCACCACCTCTTCAATGTGTCCTATTTTCaacttaataaaaacatgatggGTACTGCATAGCCCTTCTGAGCACTATCAGCCCCAATACCACTTGTTAAggtcattaaatgacttgtactCCTTGTGCCTTCTCAAGTAATCGCAAGCTAGGCATGTGTGCTCAGCCCAGAAATGGGATCTCTTTACTTTAAAGTGCTGCCTCCACTTAAAGTATCTCAGATACATTTCCTCATTCTTGTCCAGGAGCAGCAGGTACTCTGCCAATTCCTTGGGGGAAGAGAAATCATCCACGTGGATAAAAGCATCCCCTTGAATAAAGTTTTCATAGTTCTGCCTGGGTGGTCCAAGAACCACTGGCACTGTGCCCACAGAAAGTGGAACATATAGTTTCTCAGTGATGTAGTCCTTGTGTATGGAGTTCTCAAAAGACAGATAGAACTTGCAGCTGGCCATTGTGGGGATATAGTCTTGGTCAGAGATGTGCTCCCCAAAGGCTTGTCCATATGCATGAACCTCAATGTGTTTGTACAATTCATTGTAGTATTTAACCCGCACATGCTCAGGGTTCCAGTTGCTTACAATCCAgcagagcagtttgtttttgctagGCGGTACAAAGTCCTCCTCGGTCTCTGCTGCTACAATGGTCCCATAAGGCACTTCAATGTCAGAATCCTGACGATAATTGAGAGTCAGATTGAACAAGTTGTTGATCTCAGGCAGCTGGGGCGAATGTGAAGGCGACTCTAAGTTCATCCATATCCACTTCTGGAACGGTGGTCGCTGTTGAGACGGCAGGTTGGACAGGTCTCTGGCGATGTCTCTGTGATGGATGACGACCCCATGTGATTTGTTGTAGAagtttctgtctgctgtgaCGAAGCAGCCTTCGATGTTGAAGATAGAACTGCAGACGTTCAGGTCATAGGTTTGTCCAAAGGGCCAGAGCCAGACCAGTACAGTGGTCAAGTTTTTATTGCTCTTCGTGGAGAACAGGTTCTTGACCTGGTCTGTGGAAACTGTTGACTCTACTGGACCGTATAACCAGCTGGTGGATGgcttaaaatacatcaaaaagaCAGTCACAAAGCACCCCAGAATGAAAATAGAGATCAGAAGGGGTCGCAGGATTTTGTTAGAAGTTGTAGATGACATACTCTGACCTGCAAGGAGCACACCACAGAGAAGATTAGAATAAAGTCATAATCAACAGGATTCATCATCAAGACCAGTTTATCTCATCATGTAAATCATGTCTCTAAACCTCTAGAGACATGCATTATTAATAATTCTTATACATGACTGCTAAACTTAATAGCATCTGCGGCACATTTGGCTTGAATGGTTACTATTTTGCACCAAAAGGTTAGAATAAAATTTATGTTGCGATGACTTCCTAATCCCATTGTTATACAGACCTGTTTTGAGTGTATGCTGCATTCCACACAATCTCTCTTGTGATTCAGTGTCCAGAGAACAAAACTGCTGGTCACAGCTGAGAGATGTTCACGGCTCTTAAGGAGAATGATAATGACCCCTAATGATCTAATGAGGTGCGGCGAATCTTGAATCAGCAGGTCTTCCTAATGATACCTCCTGTAGTTGAGCAtgaaaaaagataagaaaaagtaaattagGCAACCAGAAATTATAAAATATCACAGCAAAAAAGACATGTCTGAAGGATTTATGCACCTGACATCTAAATATCAGTCCtatctgaacaaacaaaagggGTGAATagtagaaattaaaattaaaataccaATAATAACTGTTACAACTTTTAGCACACAATTCAAAAAGACTGCTGTAATGTTAAGGCCAAGACGGCAAGAAGCTCCTTGGTATTTCTCTGAAGCATTGAGTTACCGTGAGAAATATCCTTTAGTGACAGATACACAAGAACCATCACTGATTTGTAACAagcatgatttttttaaatgttacagatCTCTTATCTGTCCCTAGCACTAACAGATCTGGGGcctattttaaataatttaattacttTCCACTTTcaggaaattgtttttttttttccatagcaTCAGCTACCACTTAATTAGGTGACTAATTGAAGCCTGGCTCTTTACTTAGCAAGACATTTTTcacgtttttattttcagatgtgTAAAAATCATTATAACGAATAACAAGCCTACCATCTTGTTCACACAGGAAATacactgtaatttattttcacaGGGATTTTATTCATAATGCCACTGCCTAGTAACCTGAAGCCCTTTGTTTGCAGATATCCAGTGGCAGACACGCAGGTTTTGGTAAATATAGCCATGTAGAAAAAGTGATTTAGTTTACCAGTTGTGTCTTCAAAGTTTCAGCCcagcaaaacaataataaaaattgttattattaaggtttaagatttttgtttctttagtttgtcaTTTCAAACGAAAACAAAACCTGTATCTTTGACCAGCAGTGTACCATAAAACCAGCACAAACTTATGAAAACACTTCCTTGTTAGGGAGCAGTGAATGGAGCATTTCATTAAGTCTATGCTTAGCATAGATTTATAAGCATTAAAAagcaatacattttaaaacataaccAGCTGTTGTTCATCCACATAAAGTCATTATAAATGTGTCAGCTGAGATACTTGAAAGTTAATGAAATTCTCCATCCAATGCTCCCCAACAAGGAAGCGTTTTCATAAACTTGCGagtgcagttttaaaatgtgcacagCTTTTCTTACTCAAGACATGACAAATCTGAGGGCACAGATTAAAAAGGATTCCAACAAAACTATTCTGACAATAGTTAAGCCCTGTACAAAGTGATTTAGAGCACTGAAACATTAATCTCTAATTGTTCCACGGCTGGTATGTTCTAAGGCACAAACAGGAACCCTCACAATAACGCAGAAACATGAGCAGATTTTCTGTTATTACTGTTGAACTTCACTTCATAATTTTGCTCATGTCTGGGTGGAAGCAGCTCTTATTTCTTTTCTAACATAGTAGAACTGAGAAGTAAGATTGCATGCCAGTGTAATTATAATTTCTTTTAATCCTCTAAATTTAGACCTCAGTGGCAGCAtgtttctgaaaaagaaagtttatttttggtgaGCGTTTCATACTCACAGGGACTTTTCTACACTCTCATATCACATTTATGCACAGTTTTCACGTGCATGCTagagtttttactgttttagtttagat is a window of Kryptolebias marmoratus isolate JLee-2015 linkage group LG10, ASM164957v2, whole genome shotgun sequence DNA encoding:
- the fut9a gene encoding 4-galactosyl-N-acetylglucosaminide 3-alpha-L-fucosyltransferase 9, with the protein product MQHTLKTGQSMSSTTSNKILRPLLISIFILGCFVTVFLMYFKPSTSWLYGPVESTVSTDQVKNLFSTKSNKNLTTVLVWLWPFGQTYDLNVCSSIFNIEGCFVTADRNFYNKSHGVVIHHRDIARDLSNLPSQQRPPFQKWIWMNLESPSHSPQLPEINNLFNLTLNYRQDSDIEVPYGTIVAAETEEDFVPPSKNKLLCWIVSNWNPEHVRVKYYNELYKHIEVHAYGQAFGEHISDQDYIPTMASCKFYLSFENSIHKDYITEKLYVPLSVGTVPVVLGPPRQNYENFIQGDAFIHVDDFSSPKELAEYLLLLDKNEEMYLRYFKWRQHFKVKRSHFWAEHTCLACDYLRRHKEYKSFNDLNKWYWG